In a genomic window of Pedobacter sp. KBS0701:
- a CDS encoding glycosyltransferase family 2 protein codes for MHILFIISILLVFYTYIGYGILLYFMILVKRVFAPGVPKVFSDEELPTCTLIVAAFNEQDFIEEKINNTLALHYPAGKLQMIFVTDGSTDRTPEIVARYQQIHLMHSSGRKGKIAAVHRVMDRVDTDLVVFTDANTFLNTDALFHLCKHYADERIGGVAGEKKVYADEHADATAGEGIYWKYESKLKEWDSELHTVVGAAGELYSIRRSLYQPVPQESVLDDFMISMRIAEKGYRIRYEPKAFAQETSSANIGEELKRKVRIGAGGIQSVIWLKSVLNPFRDPVLAFQYISHRVLRWTLAPLALIAAYLSNIILVAQPGSEIYDMLFLLQTLFYLMALSGLWLEKKKIRLKILFVPYYFCMMNYAVVAGAYRYFSGKQSVIWEKAIRK; via the coding sequence ATGCATATTCTCTTTATTATCTCTATTCTGCTGGTCTTCTATACCTATATCGGCTATGGGATTTTACTATATTTTATGATTTTGGTTAAACGTGTATTTGCTCCCGGCGTACCTAAAGTTTTCAGTGATGAGGAACTGCCAACCTGTACGCTTATTGTAGCCGCTTTCAACGAGCAGGATTTTATCGAGGAGAAGATTAATAATACCCTGGCCCTTCATTATCCTGCGGGAAAGCTCCAGATGATTTTTGTTACAGATGGTTCAACAGACCGTACGCCAGAAATTGTTGCGCGTTATCAGCAGATTCACCTGATGCATTCCTCCGGTCGCAAGGGAAAAATAGCAGCTGTACATCGCGTAATGGATCGTGTTGATACTGATCTTGTCGTTTTCACTGATGCCAATACCTTCCTGAATACTGATGCCCTGTTCCATCTTTGTAAACATTATGCGGATGAACGTATCGGCGGGGTTGCAGGAGAAAAAAAAGTATACGCTGATGAACACGCGGATGCTACTGCCGGAGAGGGGATTTATTGGAAATATGAATCGAAACTGAAAGAATGGGATTCAGAGCTTCATACCGTAGTGGGTGCGGCAGGTGAATTATATAGCATCAGAAGATCACTTTATCAACCTGTACCGCAAGAAAGTGTACTTGATGACTTTATGATCTCGATGCGGATCGCAGAAAAAGGTTACCGCATCAGATACGAACCAAAAGCTTTCGCACAGGAAACGTCCTCTGCAAATATTGGTGAAGAACTCAAGCGTAAGGTTAGGATTGGTGCCGGAGGGATCCAGTCGGTTATCTGGTTAAAATCGGTTTTGAACCCTTTCAGAGACCCTGTGCTTGCTTTCCAGTACATCAGTCACCGTGTGCTCAGGTGGACGCTCGCGCCGCTGGCACTCATCGCTGCTTATCTCAGTAATATCATACTGGTAGCACAGCCCGGGAGCGAAATATATGATATGCTGTTTTTGCTGCAGACCTTGTTTTACCTGATGGCACTTTCCGGGCTTTGGCTGGAGAAAAAGAAAATCAGATTGAAAATCTTATTTGTTCCTTATTATTTCTGCATGATGAATTATGCGGTAGTTGCCGGTGCATACCGCTACTTTTCGGGCAAACAATCTGTTATTTGGGAAAAGGCGATCAGGAAATAA
- a CDS encoding glycosyltransferase family 2 protein, with protein MMNLIENLPGKKISIISVNYNQPAVTGQLLDSIFTTNTYPNIEIIIVDNGSSENFIPIWQDRYPQVNFIHSEVNLGFAGGNNLGIGAADGDYLFLVNNDTEFTAGLLETLVGTFQDFPDTGIVCPKIRYFEHPGKIQYVGFTELTSITARNQCVGQFEDDKGQYDHRVFITAFAHGAAMMVSREACQRAGLMAENFFLYYEEMDWSLNIRKAGFKIRVNTSALIYHKESVSVGADSPLKIYYMNRNRILLVRKHFVFYKQVLFCIYFGLIVFPRNFLRFLIRGKFKHIAAICRAVYWNLSNSTNSFQ; from the coding sequence ATGATGAATCTGATTGAAAATCTGCCAGGCAAAAAAATTTCCATTATCAGTGTGAATTATAACCAGCCAGCGGTAACCGGGCAATTACTTGACTCCATTTTCACAACAAACACTTACCCTAATATAGAGATCATCATTGTTGATAATGGCAGCAGTGAAAATTTTATTCCCATTTGGCAGGACAGGTATCCTCAGGTTAACTTTATTCACTCGGAGGTGAACCTTGGGTTTGCAGGAGGAAACAACCTGGGCATAGGAGCAGCAGATGGAGATTACCTTTTCCTTGTTAATAATGATACTGAATTTACTGCTGGTCTGTTGGAAACACTGGTTGGGACTTTTCAGGATTTTCCTGATACGGGGATAGTTTGCCCAAAAATCAGGTATTTTGAGCATCCCGGGAAAATCCAGTATGTTGGTTTCACAGAACTCACCTCCATTACTGCAAGAAACCAGTGTGTGGGCCAGTTCGAGGATGACAAAGGGCAGTATGACCACAGGGTCTTTATCACCGCTTTTGCACATGGTGCCGCAATGATGGTATCCCGTGAAGCCTGTCAGCGCGCAGGGCTAATGGCGGAAAACTTTTTTCTCTATTATGAAGAAATGGATTGGAGCCTGAACATCCGGAAAGCAGGGTTTAAGATCAGGGTGAATACCTCTGCCCTGATTTACCACAAGGAATCTGTTTCTGTTGGGGCAGATAGCCCACTAAAAATTTATTATATGAACAGAAACCGTATATTGTTGGTAAGAAAGCATTTCGTTTTTTATAAACAGGTGCTGTTCTGCATTTATTTTGGTCTGATTGTTTTTCCAAGAAACTTTTTACGCTTTCTGATCAGGGGCAAGTTTAAGCATATCGCTGCCATCTGCAGGGCTGTCTATTGGAACCTCAGCAACAGTACCAATTCATTTCAATAG
- a CDS encoding MBOAT family protein, with translation MPKKYVWMMLLAASLFFYMCWKWEYIFLLFFPATIDFFVARQIEKTTPQRRKKLLLCISIVTNLGLLFYFKYFNFFLDSINTTAVLFGGQALLHSAKILLPVGISFYTFQSISYTVEVYRGNMPAEKNFGRFALFVSFFPQLVAGPINRPQVLLPQVNNLKPLEADNLIIGARRILWGLFKKVVVADRLAFFVNLVYNNPESYHGLSILCATIFFAFQIYCDFSGYSDIAIGVAKMMGIDLMRNFNKPYFSSSIREFWSKWHISLSTWFRDYLYIPLGGNKVGMSRWIFNLFITFLVSGVWHGASINFIIWGALHGLLISLESLNQRKKFFNFKLPLWMGTLWTFSAVCFAWIFFRANNLHDSFTIIKNLFDYGHSFIAEVKQSTGTDLYNFAVGFPLIFLLLIFEGFWGNRKVQYYFYAYRSVRFLSYLTLILLIAMFGVLVSQSSFIYFQF, from the coding sequence TTGCCAAAAAAATATGTGTGGATGATGTTGCTGGCTGCCAGCCTGTTTTTTTACATGTGCTGGAAATGGGAATACATCTTTCTGCTCTTCTTCCCGGCAACCATAGATTTTTTCGTGGCCAGACAGATAGAGAAAACCACACCGCAGCGGCGAAAAAAGCTGCTCCTTTGCATCAGTATCGTCACCAACCTCGGGCTTCTTTTCTACTTTAAGTATTTTAATTTTTTTCTGGACAGCATTAATACAACAGCTGTATTATTTGGAGGCCAGGCCTTATTGCATAGTGCGAAGATTCTTCTTCCCGTTGGGATCTCCTTCTACACCTTTCAGAGTATAAGCTACACTGTAGAGGTTTACCGGGGAAATATGCCTGCAGAAAAGAATTTTGGCAGGTTCGCTCTTTTTGTGTCCTTTTTCCCCCAGCTGGTAGCAGGTCCGATCAACCGTCCGCAGGTACTTCTTCCCCAGGTTAATAACCTAAAGCCGCTCGAGGCTGACAACCTGATTATTGGGGCCAGGAGAATATTGTGGGGGCTGTTTAAAAAAGTAGTGGTAGCAGACAGGCTGGCTTTTTTTGTCAACCTGGTATATAACAATCCCGAATCATACCATGGCTTATCCATCCTTTGTGCAACAATATTTTTTGCTTTTCAGATCTACTGCGATTTTTCGGGTTATTCCGATATTGCCATAGGGGTAGCCAAAATGATGGGAATTGATCTGATGAGAAATTTTAACAAGCCCTATTTCTCTTCATCTATACGCGAATTCTGGAGCAAATGGCATATTTCCCTGTCTACCTGGTTCAGGGATTATCTTTATATCCCATTGGGAGGAAATAAGGTTGGGATGAGCCGCTGGATATTTAACCTGTTCATTACCTTTCTGGTGTCAGGGGTCTGGCACGGGGCGAGCATAAACTTCATTATCTGGGGAGCACTGCATGGCCTGCTGATCTCGCTTGAATCCTTAAATCAGCGAAAGAAGTTCTTCAATTTTAAACTCCCGCTATGGATGGGTACACTCTGGACATTCTCAGCGGTATGTTTTGCATGGATCTTTTTCAGGGCAAACAACCTCCATGATTCCTTCACCATCATCAAAAATCTTTTTGACTATGGTCATTCCTTTATCGCAGAGGTAAAACAATCAACGGGGACTGATCTTTACAACTTTGCTGTAGGCTTCCCGCTGATATTCCTACTGCTCATTTTTGAAGGCTTTTGGGGAAACCGGAAGGTACAGTATTATTTCTATGCCTACCGGTCGGTACGCTTTTTAAGCTATCTTACTCTGATCCTCCTCATCGCGATGTTCGGGGTACTGGTATCACAGAGCAGTTTCATTTATTTTCAATTCTAG
- a CDS encoding glycosyltransferase family 2 protein encodes MWPIKVPEHITQFIDKRFTLEELGAKANAAYQTISNGIPEVSVVMPAFNEEDNILPTLASLAANKTKRVVEIIVVNNNSTDDTEALVRSTGVQCILEGRQGITFARNSGLAVARGKYILNADADTIYPADWIEQMTRPLENAGVSLTYGRFAFLPIAETGRGTYFIYEHVARFSRWINKVFKDEAVNVYGFNSGFRREQGIAVDGFDHPEGTNEDGWLALKLRDKGFGKLHLVTDIRALTWTTDRRIQIDGGLIKGSLKRISRVFGG; translated from the coding sequence ATGTGGCCAATAAAAGTTCCCGAACATATTACCCAGTTTATTGATAAACGGTTTACCCTGGAGGAGTTGGGCGCTAAGGCTAATGCTGCTTACCAAACGATTTCTAATGGTATCCCGGAAGTTTCGGTGGTGATGCCGGCATTTAATGAGGAGGATAATATTCTACCTACTCTTGCCTCTCTGGCTGCCAATAAAACAAAAAGAGTGGTGGAAATTATTGTAGTGAACAATAATTCTACTGATGACACGGAAGCTCTGGTGAGGAGCACCGGTGTACAATGTATCCTGGAGGGCAGACAGGGAATAACTTTTGCACGTAATTCAGGTCTTGCCGTCGCCAGGGGTAAATACATACTGAACGCTGATGCTGATACCATTTATCCTGCAGACTGGATCGAACAGATGACCAGGCCCCTGGAGAATGCAGGGGTTTCACTTACCTACGGAAGATTCGCTTTTTTGCCTATTGCAGAAACAGGTCGCGGAACCTATTTCATTTATGAGCACGTGGCAAGATTTTCACGATGGATCAACAAGGTTTTTAAAGACGAGGCCGTAAATGTTTATGGATTTAATTCGGGCTTTAGACGGGAGCAGGGAATTGCCGTAGACGGTTTTGACCATCCAGAGGGAACGAATGAGGATGGCTGGCTCGCACTAAAGTTGCGCGATAAGGGCTTCGGGAAACTCCACCTGGTTACCGATATCAGGGCGCTGACATGGACCACCGACAGAAGAATACAGATTGACGGGGGACTGATAAAGGGCTCTTTAAAAAGAATATCAAGAGTATTTGGCGGTTAA
- a CDS encoding glycosyltransferase family 8 protein has product MSKQRETIHIVIATDNHYAILLAPLIRSVQVNHKTGEQIAFAIIDNGISRINLQKLRSMVDGNDYILTFHDMQSVLPEGIHLPLDGTGMPQITYMRMFAPYIVGSSAKRVIYLDVDMIVNRDIAELWAVELDGRTVGCVQDHSATVSCEWAGIPNYRELGLDPETKYFNAGLLVIDIDKWKKENIPQKILTCVEENKDSLLLADQYALNVVFANSWKELDHRWNCKAGVDVKDPFIMHFIDIKPIYSSYNGSQFYKNEFFRYLKMTPWADFKIVPNYVRIFRKGFYKVKKTVKKIFALK; this is encoded by the coding sequence ATGTCCAAACAAAGAGAAACTATCCACATTGTTATAGCAACGGATAACCACTACGCAATTTTATTGGCACCCTTGATCAGATCGGTACAGGTCAATCACAAAACCGGTGAGCAGATTGCTTTTGCGATTATTGATAACGGAATTTCCAGGATAAACCTTCAAAAGCTGAGATCAATGGTTGACGGGAATGATTATATCCTCACCTTTCATGATATGCAATCGGTACTTCCGGAAGGCATCCACCTTCCCCTGGACGGTACCGGGATGCCGCAGATTACCTATATGCGTATGTTTGCTCCTTATATTGTAGGCAGTAGCGCAAAACGTGTAATCTATCTGGATGTTGACATGATTGTGAACAGGGATATCGCTGAGCTATGGGCGGTGGAACTGGATGGCAGGACCGTTGGCTGTGTACAGGACCATTCGGCAACGGTAAGTTGCGAATGGGCAGGAATACCCAACTACCGGGAACTTGGGCTCGATCCGGAGACAAAATATTTCAATGCAGGCCTGCTGGTAATTGATATCGATAAATGGAAAAAAGAAAATATCCCGCAAAAAATACTGACCTGCGTGGAGGAAAATAAAGATTCGCTACTTTTAGCAGATCAATACGCCCTTAATGTGGTTTTCGCCAATAGCTGGAAAGAGCTCGATCACCGTTGGAACTGCAAAGCCGGTGTAGATGTAAAGGATCCCTTTATCATGCATTTTATTGATATTAAGCCGATATATTCATCTTACAATGGAAGTCAGTTTTACAAAAATGAATTTTTCCGCTATCTTAAAATGACACCCTGGGCAGACTTTAAAATTGTTCCCAATTATGTAAGGATTTTTAGAAAAGGGTTTTACAAAGTAAAAAAAACAGTCAAAAAAATCTTTGCTTTGAAATAA
- a CDS encoding glycosyltransferase has protein sequence MQSEEFNFSQVTLLVTHYNRPASLARLLSSFASLGCRFGEIIVSDDCSTAENLLLVKKLGAEFGFRLITTPANAGLGNNINKGQRNATLPLTLYVQEDFVPLALFPEKLSASIRFMQDDPALDIVRFYAYQRFPFLKTFAQGFSEMYFNPADIWSTYNKFYLYSDHPHLRRSDFLEKFGNYKEGVNVEKAEYSMMMSFLKRKGKGLFYEDFKGLFEQKNSSEEPSTFKRNWKRHPSNILIGVARHLYRHIKFNLNYYF, from the coding sequence ATGCAGTCAGAAGAGTTCAATTTTTCACAGGTCACCTTGCTGGTCACCCATTACAACAGGCCTGCATCTCTGGCCAGATTACTTTCCAGTTTCGCTTCACTGGGCTGCAGGTTTGGGGAAATTATCGTATCCGATGACTGCAGTACAGCCGAAAATCTCCTGTTGGTAAAAAAGCTCGGGGCAGAATTTGGATTCAGGCTCATTACCACGCCAGCTAATGCCGGACTCGGAAATAATATCAATAAAGGACAACGAAATGCGACCCTTCCACTGACACTTTATGTACAGGAAGATTTCGTTCCGCTCGCCCTGTTTCCGGAGAAACTCTCTGCATCAATCCGTTTTATGCAGGATGACCCTGCTCTGGATATCGTTCGGTTTTATGCCTATCAGCGTTTTCCATTTTTGAAAACATTTGCCCAGGGGTTTTCTGAAATGTATTTTAACCCTGCAGACATCTGGAGTACCTATAATAAATTCTACCTATACAGTGACCATCCACACCTTAGAAGAAGTGACTTTTTAGAAAAATTTGGAAACTATAAGGAAGGGGTTAATGTGGAAAAGGCGGAATATAGTATGATGATGTCATTTCTCAAACGCAAGGGCAAAGGATTATTCTATGAGGATTTTAAAGGTCTTTTTGAGCAAAAAAACTCAAGTGAAGAGCCCAGCACCTTTAAGCGGAACTGGAAGAGACATCCCTCCAATATTCTGATAGGAGTGGCCAGGCACCTTTACAGGCACATTAAATTCAACCTCAACTATTATTTTTAA